A genomic region of Xanthomonas campestris pv. phormiicola contains the following coding sequences:
- a CDS encoding ParA family protein: MQVISVISTKGGVGKTTIAANLGGFIADSGLRVLLLDLDMQPTLSSYYELIHRAPGGVYELLAFNERDVTRLASHTAIERLDVVVSNDEHRQLSTMLLNAPDGRLRLRNLLPMFQPHYDLVLIDTQGARSVLLEMAVLASELAISPVTPEILAAREMRRGTLQLIEDIAPYRHLGITPPVLHLLINRVPAVSSNARLIRQTLRLIFNGQAGIHVLQTEVPSIEAFPRAATQSLPAHRVEHRRPTGRLAPAALEIVRGMADELFPQWHDHFARVTGRRGGRQSHVERP, translated from the coding sequence ATGCAAGTGATTTCCGTCATCTCAACCAAGGGCGGTGTTGGGAAAACCACCATCGCTGCGAACCTCGGCGGCTTCATCGCCGACTCTGGCTTAAGAGTCTTGTTACTCGACCTGGACATGCAGCCTACGCTGTCGTCCTATTACGAGCTTATCCATCGCGCGCCCGGCGGGGTCTATGAACTCTTGGCGTTCAACGAGCGCGACGTCACGCGTCTGGCATCCCACACGGCAATCGAGCGCCTAGACGTCGTCGTGTCGAACGACGAGCATCGGCAATTGAGCACGATGTTACTGAATGCACCAGATGGCCGGTTGCGACTGCGCAATCTTCTGCCGATGTTCCAGCCCCATTACGATTTAGTGCTGATTGACACTCAGGGCGCGCGTAGCGTTCTCCTCGAAATGGCGGTTCTCGCGTCCGAGCTGGCGATATCGCCGGTGACGCCGGAGATCCTTGCCGCTCGGGAAATGCGGCGCGGCACCTTGCAGCTCATCGAGGATATCGCCCCTTATCGGCACTTGGGTATTACCCCCCCCGTCTTGCACCTGTTGATTAACCGCGTACCAGCCGTGTCGTCGAATGCTCGATTGATCCGGCAAACGTTGCGCCTGATCTTCAACGGACAGGCCGGCATACATGTACTGCAGACTGAAGTCCCTTCCATCGAGGCGTTTCCAAGAGCAGCCACTCAAAGCCTGCCAGCTCATCGCGTTGAGCACCGCCGCCCAACAGGTCGGTTGGCACCCGCGGCATTGGAGATCGTTCGAGGGATGGCCGACGAGCTGTTCCCGCAATGGCACGATCATTTTGCACGGGTAACTGGAAGGCGGGGAGGGAGACAGTCTCATGTCGAACGCCCATGA
- a CDS encoding type II toxin-antitoxin system HicA family toxin, with amino-acid sequence MSNAHELARGHKRLRPLIEFALSEGWQVSRTSGGHLKFFKQGLPPIYTSSTTSDHRTERNARAMLRRAQRQAATNIATEGGAEYG; translated from the coding sequence ATGTCGAACGCCCATGAACTCGCCCGGGGGCATAAACGGCTACGGCCGCTAATTGAATTCGCCTTAAGCGAAGGGTGGCAGGTGTCCCGAACATCAGGAGGTCACCTGAAATTTTTCAAGCAAGGCCTGCCACCGATTTATACCAGCTCCACAACAAGCGATCACCGGACTGAACGCAATGCCCGCGCCATGTTGCGCCGTGCGCAACGCCAAGCCGCCACGAACATTGCCACGGAAGGAGGCGCCGAGTATGGCTGA
- a CDS encoding AlpA family transcriptional regulator, translated as MFQQHAAPVTERRILRRAEVEAKTGFKRAHIYSLMKDGKFPKALRLGVRAVGWDSAEIDQWITDRLKERV; from the coding sequence ATGTTCCAACAGCACGCTGCTCCGGTGACGGAGCGTCGCATACTTCGTCGTGCAGAAGTTGAAGCCAAGACTGGGTTCAAGCGAGCCCACATTTACAGCTTGATGAAAGATGGCAAGTTCCCGAAGGCATTGCGCCTCGGCGTTCGCGCAGTAGGCTGGGATTCCGCCGAAATCGATCAATGGATTACAGACCGCCTCAAAGAGCGTGTCTGA